The Lycium ferocissimum isolate CSIRO_LF1 chromosome 8, AGI_CSIRO_Lferr_CH_V1, whole genome shotgun sequence DNA segment AAGCTAAGCCGTGGAGGAGCTGAGTTTGGATTCTACTCAAAGCAAcatatttttgtttattttaaagtGTGCACCCAGAGAATCCTGAGTCCGCCATGAACACAGTGCTCCATGTGGAAGCCCTATATGGCCTTAAGATTACTCCATTTTGTCGGAGGCGGAGGTAGTGTTGAAGTACGAATTTGGCAGAATTTAGTAATTCGGTCCCAGtcttgtatttgtcttaaaaaagGCATTTAATACGAGCAAATTAATAATTTGGAACTCAATAGTTCGAAAGGGCTAGAATTCAGAACCTAGCACTTCAAATCTTGGATCTGCCTCTGCATCTTTTTATGCCCTCAGTAACAAGAAAATAGAACGTGTGCTTCACATAGCCAGAGGTGTATTTGAGATTTTAGCTCTATGAGTTCAATATTTAGGATTTTAGCATTGAATCCATCATACGCAATGTACTATAATTGCACTTTTAGTAGATTCTTACATGTAATTTATATTATGCACGGACAGTACTGAATTCAAATAAACATGCTACCTGAAAGCTGCATCCACCCCTGCACACAGCAACTAATGAAGGgcatagtttaaaaaaaaaacaagaagaaaaaaataaagagagaaaaacaaaagagtaTTACCATAGGCTGCTTCTTAAACACCAAAGTGAATTGtcctccaaaaagaaaaaagcaaagCCAGtagtaaaagaaagaagaaaaaaaaagagagaaaaaacaCAAAAGATTATCACCATAGGTTGCTTATTCAACACCAAAGTGAATTGtctcccaaaaagaaaaaggcaaagCCAGAGCCAGTAGTACCTTTTCCAGTAACTGGAAacgaagaaaaataatttaattaatttagctATAATCAAATTTTCCTACTTCcagtaatatattttaattaacaCAACAGTAATTAGTCAATATGTATTAATTAAAATGAGATGTGTGttattttatgatttaaaaACAAATCAGACCAATTGTGCAGCATGCATAAAAAGAATTTGAGGGAGTTGTGTCGCTTACTTCACATTCAACAATTAGATACACAAAAGGGTATTTCTGGAATAGAATGGAAATTTTATCATTTGGACCGGTATTGTAATAAGGGAGGTGAGGGTGGTATCTCAAATCATAGCGGTTAACATTACAAAGAAACAATTGGAGGGAGGTTTCTGAAATTATCCCTAAAAAACCTTTATTCGgtgtaatttagaaaaataaaaatcctttttttttttttaaaactattttagaaagaaaagaattaatgAGGATATGAATTTTagtaaaaacttaatttttcaaatttatttggACCTCACGAAAACATATTTCTTGttctattattttcttaattaattacttaGTCTTGTTTGTGTTGAAAAAAATGAGTCATAAGAAAAGGTAAATCTTAAGACAATAAGTACTACTgattaatattttggtttttggagGTTAAATAGTAGTTGTTTTTATTCATGTTGAGAGTTCTCGTGTTCAAGCCTTGTTTGGATATGGAAACAATCTTTAGGAGCGTATTCTTATCAAAGGATGAGTTTTTACGTGGCGCGAATCCAGGATTAATGGGGCCTGATACGCGGATAATAAACAATCCTTTTACAGAACACCGAGTaggaaattaaaaagaaaattctttaCAAATTCCTTGCTTCCGATTAAAGAAAAGAACAagtacctttctttcttttttttttctttcctaaatCAAAGGCAAAGGTCTGTGTGGTATTCTATATAATGTTTGATCCAGAGGAAATAAAGGATCACAAGATCATAGTTTGggaaatttttgataaataccaaaatccattaaaaaaaaagagagagagagagagagagagagaaaatggaTCCAACCTTGTACAATGCTGCGGTGGAAGGCAATACCAACGATGGTGATTTTTCACTTACTGAATATCTGAAAAGGGATGAAGAAAATGGGTACCAAGTCACTCCAAAGGGAAACACTGTCGTCCACGTGGCAGCCCTTTGTTCCCACTCCAATTTCGTGGGAGAAGTCCTTAAGATTACTCCGGCGTTGTTATGCTGTCAGAACAAGAGAAATGAGACTGCACTTCACATAGCAGCTAATGAAGGCCACACTGAAGTAGTCCACGTGCTACTTCACATAGCTAGTGAGGAGAATTATAAGGAGACACTCATGAGGATGGCAAATGAGAATGGAGATACAGCCCTGCACAAGGCCGTGAGGAGTGAACATGTTGATGTTGTCAAGATCTTGGTGAAAGAAGAGGATCCTGAATATGAATATCCGGCAAACAAGGCAGGGGAGACACCACTTTATCTGGCAGCTGAGTCTGGTTTTATTCATATTCTACGTGAAATCTTGGAATCATGCAAGAACCCAAATTATGCTGCAGGTCCATTTGGTCGAACACCTCTTCACGCAGCAGTTGTTCACGAACACTTGGGTAAGTAGTTTTTGTTACTCTGTATTAACATCTAGCTTCTGTTTGATTTGCCCATAATATCATCTACATAAATTAGGATTAACTATGTCAGATAATTTCAATGAGAGGCCTGATAATGAGTACGCATTCCCTTTAATTGACACCCCAAAATTCAAATTATAACTAACCAAACAggaagaaaagattattttttaaggaaaaaaaaattaatgtgaAGCTAAGGTCTTTTTGAATGATTTCATAACTTTAATACTACTTGTGAACCTATATGTGTATGCACGAAGATTGCAAGAGTGTAGATGAATTGACCCCTTATCATCATAATATTTGACATATCCAGATTGCGCAAGATTACTAAGGCAATGGAACAATTCTTTATGTGAGGAACCAGACAAATGGGGTTGGAATCCACTGCATTATGCTATTAAACTAGGATTGAAAGAAGTAGTTTCTGATATGTTGGGATGGAAGAAATCCTTAGCCTACCTTCGAACAGGCAGTGAAAATGACTGGACGACAGCAATTCACATTGCAGCCGGTGAAGTTGATACCTTATCTGTTACAAACATGCTAAGTGAGCTATTACAGCACTGCCCTGATTGTTGGGAAATGCTTAACAGCAGGGGCCAAAATGCTCTTCATGTAGCCGTAATGAACGGACAGGCAGCGTTACTTCTTACCTTGTTGAAGAATTGGGGTAGCCTTGTCGATGAGCCTGATAATGATGGCAACACTCCTATGCATTTGCTTGCCTCTGGAAAGTACTTTAATAAGGACGATATTCTTCAGCGTAAGCATTATAGGAACTGTGTGCCTTATAAGTTAATACTCCATCCCAAAGCAAAGAAAATGACATTTAACAAAGATAACCAAACTCCGCTTGATATATTTTCTCGCGCGGTCACACAGAATTCAAAACGGGAGGTAAGCACCTGAAGACACTtgattactccctccgtccaattTTATGTGAAGGTCTTACTATTTGGGAGTCAAACAGTTTTTTTACTGCTAATTTTCTCAAGTccttaaaatatattatatcattAGCTATGTTGACTTGTAGTATTTTTTGTGAATCTTGAAATTTATTGAATATTCTTATCATCTAAAATATCATGTTTGATAGTACGTATTGGATAGAATTAAAATATAACTACTCAAACTATTTTGTCCTCCCAGAGTAGAACATTAAGAATGAATTTCAAAACCTTTTAcaaataatcttttcttttgaaCTGAAGTTTAAACCTTTTACATATAACCGAGATAAACTATTACTCAATATTGAAGTGGACCATttcatctaaaag contains these protein-coding regions:
- the LOC132068159 gene encoding uncharacterized protein LOC132068159, giving the protein MDPTLYNAAVEGNTNDGDFSLTEYLKRDEENGYQVTPKGNTVVHVAALCSHSNFVGEVLKITPALLCCQNKRNETALHIAANEGHTEVVHVLLHIASEENYKETLMRMANENGDTALHKAVRSEHVDVVKILVKEEDPEYEYPANKAGETPLYLAAESGFIHILREILESCKNPNYAAGPFGRTPLHAAVVHEHLDCARLLRQWNNSLCEEPDKWGWNPLHYAIKLGLKEVVSDMLGWKKSLAYLRTGSENDWTTAIHIAAGEVDTLSVTNMLSELLQHCPDCWEMLNSRGQNALHVAVMNGQAALLLTLLKNWGSLVDEPDNDGNTPMHLLASGKYFNKDDILQRKHYRNCVPYKLILHPKAKKMTFNKDNQTPLDIFSRAVTQNSKREEKYKEKYDKEEYDNLYPFHRGQFGRRSFKINRRSKRNSSYGAASKQVGH